From Vibrio splendidus, a single genomic window includes:
- a CDS encoding DUF5363 family protein: MFSWIKAWIKKYDKWFEELGLTPENKRSCVVYRRDPQEQQIESREDDTANK, translated from the coding sequence ATGTTCAGTTGGATAAAAGCTTGGATTAAGAAATACGATAAGTGGTTCGAGGAGCTTGGTTTAACACCTGAAAACAAGCGCAGTTGCGTGGTGTATCGCCGTGATCCTCAAGAACAACAAATAGAGAGTAGGGAAGATGACACAGCGAATAAGTGA